In Erigeron canadensis isolate Cc75 chromosome 7, C_canadensis_v1, whole genome shotgun sequence, one DNA window encodes the following:
- the LOC122609002 gene encoding uncharacterized protein LOC122609002, whose translation MVSFQNGLHLSSLSSVPWTLRPLNSNASKSPARKDVERAFGVLQGRWIIIQQGARPLSINKIKCIVYSCVLLHNMIVEYNGRAISPLDLELIPDTPPTRSWDERVDIQLCMTGELRDRATHNRLRGALVEHIWNLPENEREH comes from the coding sequence ATGGTATCTTTCCAGAATGGGCTAcacttgtcaagtctttcaaGTGTCCCATGGACCCTAAGACCTCTAAATTCAAACGCTTCCAAGAGTCCTGCAAGAAAAGACGTGGAGCGTGCTTTTGGGGTACTTCAAGGCCGATGGATAATCATTCAACAGGGTGCGCGTCCATTAagtattaacaaaattaaatgcATCGTGTACTCTTGTGTGTTGTTGCACAACATGATCGTTGAGTATAACGGGCGTGCAATCAGTCCTTTGGATTTGGAGCTAATTCCCGATACCCCGCCAACGCGTTCTTGGGACGAACGTGTAGACATTCAGTTATGTATGACAGGGGAGTTACGTGATAGGGCGACACACAACCGTCTAAGAGGCGCCCTAGTCGAGCACATTTGGAACTTGCCGGAAAACGAACGTGAACATTGA